A section of the Prevotella melaninogenica genome encodes:
- a CDS encoding SPOR domain-containing protein: MKKFMVLGAAMCVAMAFTGCKSSESAYKKAYEKAKSQEQNSTNNYDNSTQQDAVVAPVETQPVTQAPVVDNYDNEPVRRETVSVVNGSGLKAYSVVVGSFGIKSNAEGLQQRLKNAGYDAQVAYNAGNNMYRVVASTYDSKASAVQSRNQLRATYADAWLLSR, translated from the coding sequence ATGAAGAAATTTATGGTTTTGGGCGCAGCTATGTGTGTGGCAATGGCTTTCACTGGCTGTAAGTCAAGCGAGAGTGCATACAAGAAGGCTTACGAGAAGGCTAAGTCTCAGGAGCAGAACTCTACAAATAATTATGACAACTCAACTCAGCAGGATGCTGTTGTAGCACCAGTTGAGACACAGCCAGTTACTCAGGCTCCAGTTGTTGATAATTACGACAATGAGCCAGTACGCCGCGAGACTGTTTCTGTTGTAAATGGTTCTGGTTTGAAGGCTTACAGCGTAGTTGTTGGTTCATTCGGTATTAAGTCTAATGCTGAGGGCTTGCAGCAGCGTTTGAAGAATGCTGGCTACGATGCTCAGGTTGCTTACAATGCTGGTAACAATATGTATCGCGTTGTTGCTTCTACATACGACAGCAAGGCTTCAGCTGTTCAGAGCCGTAATCAGCTCCGTGCTACATACGCTGATGCTTGGTTGCTCTCTCGATAA
- a CDS encoding YtxH domain-containing protein, producing the protein MKTLGYIGAFLCGSITGAALGLLLAPEKGTDTRSKIADAVDDFCKKHDIKLSRKEAEDFVEDIKDAASDVI; encoded by the coding sequence ATGAAGACATTAGGTTACATTGGCGCATTCCTCTGTGGTAGCATCACAGGCGCAGCTCTCGGACTTCTTTTAGCTCCAGAGAAGGGTACAGACACACGTTCAAAGATTGCTGATGCTGTTGACGATTTCTGCAAGAAGCACGACATTAAGCTCAGCCGCAAGGAAGCTGAAGATTTCGTTGAAGATATCAAGGACGCAGCTTCAGACGTTATCTAA
- the ruvX gene encoding Holliday junction resolvase RuvX: MSRILAIDYGKKRTGLAVTDPLCIIANGLATVPTSELFDFLTQYVAKEGVSQLVIGKPMQPNGQPSENLARVEQFVNRWRKAHPELPIDYYDERFTSVIAHQAMIAGGVKKKTRREDKGLVDEISATIILQDYMRSKGL, translated from the coding sequence ATGAGTAGAATTTTAGCGATAGATTACGGTAAAAAACGTACAGGTTTAGCAGTCACCGACCCATTGTGCATCATCGCCAATGGGTTGGCGACTGTTCCTACGTCTGAGCTTTTCGATTTTTTGACGCAATATGTCGCAAAAGAAGGGGTTAGTCAACTCGTCATTGGCAAGCCTATGCAGCCCAATGGTCAGCCAAGCGAGAACCTTGCTCGTGTGGAGCAATTTGTCAACCGTTGGCGCAAGGCACATCCTGAGTTACCTATTGATTATTACGACGAGCGGTTTACGTCGGTTATCGCCCATCAAGCAATGATTGCGGGGGGAGTGAAGAAGAAGACACGCCGCGAAGATAAAGGGCTTGTTGACGAGATTTCGGCAACAATTATCCTACAAGATTATATGAGGTCCAAGGGGCTTTGA
- a CDS encoding phage holin family protein — MFSNDKNVETIAQLVEVLKHYIGLQSEYVKLDVIEKVVRLLTVIIVATVFCTTLFISLIYLSFAAVYALQPLVGSLIWAFLIVGGGYLLLLIFFILLRHRLIERPLVRFLGSLLMSK; from the coding sequence ATGTTCTCAAACGATAAGAACGTAGAAACAATAGCACAACTCGTAGAGGTGCTAAAACATTATATCGGGCTTCAGTCAGAGTACGTGAAGCTCGATGTAATTGAAAAGGTCGTGCGACTACTGACCGTGATTATCGTGGCAACAGTTTTCTGCACTACCCTCTTCATTTCTCTCATTTACCTTTCTTTTGCTGCAGTCTATGCGTTGCAGCCATTAGTTGGTTCACTTATATGGGCTTTCCTCATTGTTGGTGGTGGTTACTTGCTGCTACTCATCTTCTTTATCTTACTGCGTCACAGACTTATTGAACGCCCATTGGTAAGATTCTTGGGAAGTCTTTTAATGTCAAAATAA
- the def gene encoding peptide deformylase has translation MVLPIYTYGQPVLRKVAEDIPLDYPDLQELIQNMFETNTASDGVGLAAPQIGKSIRVVVVDLDVLSDTFPEYKDYRHAFINGHILEYDDSETETLEEGCLSLPGVHESVTRAKRIYVKWYDENLVEHEEWIDGYLARVIQHEFDHLEGRVFTDRLSPFRKQMITSKLKALLQGKIRCHYRVKAPRK, from the coding sequence ATGGTATTACCCATTTACACATACGGTCAGCCAGTATTGCGCAAGGTAGCCGAGGATATTCCTCTCGATTATCCTGACCTCCAAGAACTGATACAAAATATGTTTGAGACCAACACCGCCAGCGATGGCGTAGGTTTAGCAGCACCACAGATTGGTAAGTCTATCCGTGTCGTTGTTGTCGACTTAGATGTGCTCTCAGACACCTTCCCTGAGTATAAAGACTATCGTCATGCATTCATCAATGGTCACATCCTTGAGTATGATGACTCAGAGACGGAGACCTTAGAAGAGGGATGTCTCTCTCTGCCAGGTGTTCACGAGAGTGTGACACGTGCAAAGCGCATCTACGTTAAGTGGTATGACGAGAATCTCGTTGAGCATGAGGAGTGGATAGACGGCTATCTTGCTCGAGTTATCCAGCATGAGTTCGATCACCTTGAAGGTCGTGTCTTTACTGATCGTCTCTCGCCATTCCGCAAGCAGATGATTACCAGCAAGCTCAAAGCCCTTTTGCAGGGTAAGATTCGCTGCCACTATCGTGTGAAGGCTCCACGTAAGTAA
- a CDS encoding 4-hydroxy-3-methylbut-2-enyl diphosphate reductase, with amino-acid sequence MLQIEIDNGSGFCFGVTTAIKKAEEELAKGTKLYCLGDIVHNSMEVERLTKKGLITINHEQMRELHNVKVLLRAHGEPPETYELARRNNIEIIDATCPVVLALQRRIKTQYEKGRQPSYMISSKGGATVDEPSSLKPVTNEAVETSTSSVSLPPAVGEGQELSASSSIVIFGKNGHAEVLGLVGQTHSQAIVIEKFEDVKALDFNNDIYLYSQTTKSLDEFHKIIEYIQSHISPKAKFQSFDTICRQVANRMPNISTFAARHDLILFVAGRKSSNGKVLFHECLSVNPNSHQVESADEIDMSWFEGVETVGICGATSTPKWLMEECRDEILRHTK; translated from the coding sequence ATGCTTCAAATAGAAATTGATAACGGTAGTGGTTTTTGCTTCGGTGTGACCACTGCCATTAAGAAAGCCGAAGAAGAATTGGCAAAGGGTACAAAGCTCTATTGCTTAGGTGATATTGTACATAACAGTATGGAGGTAGAACGCCTCACAAAGAAAGGACTCATCACGATTAATCATGAGCAGATGCGCGAACTTCATAACGTGAAGGTCTTGCTGCGTGCACATGGTGAACCACCTGAGACTTACGAACTTGCAAGACGTAATAACATTGAGATTATCGATGCTACTTGCCCTGTGGTTCTTGCCCTTCAACGTCGTATTAAGACACAGTATGAGAAAGGTCGTCAACCTTCTTATATGATATCTTCAAAGGGCGGAGCTACTGTTGATGAACCTTCAAGCCTTAAGCCAGTAACGAATGAAGCGGTGGAAACCTCTACTTCTTCTGTTTCTCTTCCTCCTGCAGTAGGCGAGGGACAAGAGCTTAGTGCCTCCTCTTCCATTGTTATCTTTGGAAAGAATGGTCATGCCGAGGTGCTCGGACTTGTTGGTCAGACCCATAGTCAGGCGATTGTGATAGAGAAGTTTGAAGATGTCAAAGCGTTAGACTTTAATAATGACATCTATCTCTACTCACAGACGACAAAGAGTTTGGATGAGTTTCATAAGATTATAGAATACATTCAAAGTCATATCTCACCCAAAGCAAAGTTTCAAAGCTTTGATACCATCTGCCGACAGGTTGCTAATCGTATGCCAAACATTTCTACCTTTGCTGCTCGTCACGACTTGATTCTCTTTGTGGCAGGCCGTAAGAGTTCAAATGGTAAGGTCCTCTTTCACGAATGTTTGAGTGTGAACCCAAACTCCCATCAAGTTGAGAGTGCAGATGAAATCGACATGAGTTGGTTTGAAGGAGTTGAAACAGTAGGAATCTGTGGGGCTACGAGTACACCAAAATGGCTGATGGAAGAATGCCGTGATGAGATACTCAGACATACGAAATAA
- a CDS encoding tetratricopeptide repeat protein: MLRGIVVSLLCLLALPSAAQYNVKKMMEEGRRTLDQGYYVTSMQIFSRIVALKPNLYEAWYLMALSKYHLEDYKGAGDDCRRALTLQPYIADIYELYGMTNIRVERYDSAIVAFTRALDITPDNRNYWFNRAYCLYQVGDSKAALQQLDYILKRWKAFDAASQLRADIVAGRKPKQQPMKPNASQFYKLPSLRIEGDDKRPLKL, from the coding sequence ATGTTGCGTGGTATCGTAGTATCCTTGCTATGCCTATTGGCATTGCCGTCAGCAGCCCAATACAACGTCAAGAAGATGATGGAGGAGGGGAGGCGGACGCTTGATCAGGGATACTACGTTACTTCCATGCAGATTTTCTCCCGTATCGTTGCCCTCAAACCAAATCTATACGAGGCTTGGTATTTGATGGCATTGTCAAAGTATCACCTTGAAGACTATAAGGGTGCTGGTGATGATTGTCGCCGTGCTTTGACTTTACAGCCCTATATTGCTGATATCTACGAACTTTATGGTATGACCAACATTCGTGTGGAGCGTTACGATAGCGCTATCGTTGCCTTTACCCGTGCGCTTGATATTACCCCCGACAATCGCAACTATTGGTTTAATCGTGCTTATTGTCTCTATCAAGTGGGCGATAGCAAGGCTGCCCTTCAGCAACTTGATTATATTCTCAAGCGATGGAAGGCCTTCGATGCAGCCTCCCAACTTCGTGCCGATATCGTAGCAGGTAGGAAGCCTAAGCAACAGCCCATGAAGCCTAACGCTTCGCAGTTTTACAAGCTACCGAGTCTTCGCATTGAAGGTGATGACAAGCGTCCGTTGAAGCTTTGA
- a CDS encoding MFS transporter, which yields MKEQKSFLVPMAFLGLMFFTCGFALGINSLLVPVLKVSLSVSSMEAYMLIGATFLPFLIFGYPAGMLISKIGYKRTMAIAFGMFAVAFGVFIFSADAKSFPLFLVASFFCGTANTFLQAAINPYVTILGPTESAAKRISIMGMINKLAWPVSPLFIALFAGASGSVAIDDLGKPFAVIICLFVALGVVALLSPLPEVKAAGEDSSETDEVDQEVSAYANSKKSVFQFPHLVLGAIAIFFYVGAETIVLGTLIDYANELGLAHPENYSWITPISISIGYIAGIILIPKYLSQTRALQICSFVALLGTTLVVLLPGVYSIYSVGVMALGCSLMWPAFWPLALMDLGKFTKKGSSLLTMGLIGGAAITVLFGLLKDVSDARYAYGLCFVCFGYILFYAFKGYKLR from the coding sequence ATGAAAGAACAAAAGAGTTTCCTTGTCCCTATGGCATTCTTAGGGCTTATGTTTTTTACTTGTGGATTTGCCTTGGGTATAAATTCATTGTTGGTTCCAGTATTGAAGGTGTCGTTAAGTGTTTCTTCAATGGAAGCATATATGCTCATTGGTGCAACATTCTTGCCTTTCCTCATCTTTGGCTATCCTGCGGGAATGTTAATTAGCAAGATAGGATATAAGCGTACGATGGCTATTGCGTTCGGAATGTTTGCTGTAGCTTTTGGAGTGTTTATCTTCTCGGCAGATGCAAAGAGTTTTCCTTTGTTTCTGGTAGCTTCCTTTTTCTGTGGAACGGCTAACACCTTCTTACAAGCAGCTATAAATCCTTATGTGACAATATTGGGACCAACGGAGAGTGCTGCAAAGCGTATCTCTATTATGGGTATGATCAACAAGTTAGCTTGGCCAGTGTCACCCCTCTTTATTGCTCTTTTCGCAGGTGCTTCAGGTAGTGTTGCTATAGATGATTTAGGTAAACCTTTTGCTGTGATTATTTGTCTGTTCGTTGCTTTAGGTGTAGTGGCTCTTTTGTCACCATTGCCAGAGGTGAAAGCAGCGGGTGAGGATAGCAGTGAGACTGATGAGGTTGACCAAGAAGTATCTGCTTATGCAAACAGTAAGAAGTCTGTTTTCCAGTTCCCACACTTGGTTCTGGGTGCTATTGCCATCTTCTTTTATGTTGGTGCAGAGACTATTGTGTTGGGAACGCTCATTGACTATGCGAATGAGTTAGGACTTGCTCATCCAGAAAACTATTCTTGGATAACTCCGATTAGTATTAGTATTGGATATATAGCAGGAATCATTCTGATTCCTAAGTATCTTTCTCAGACACGTGCTTTGCAGATTTGTTCATTTGTAGCCTTGTTGGGAACGACTCTTGTTGTTCTTCTTCCTGGAGTTTATAGTATATATAGTGTTGGTGTCATGGCTTTAGGATGTTCACTGATGTGGCCAGCGTTTTGGCCTTTGGCATTGATGGATTTGGGTAAGTTTACTAAGAAGGGTTCATCACTCTTGACGATGGGACTTATCGGTGGAGCAGCAATTACAGTACTGTTTGGTCTTTTAAAGGATGTTTCAGATGCTCGATATGCCTATGGTCTTTGCTTTGTATGCTTTGGCTATATCTTGTTCTATGCGTTCAAGGGCTATAAGTTACGTTAA